One window of the Mycobacterium haemophilum DSM 44634 genome contains the following:
- the carB gene encoding carbamoyl-phosphate synthase large subunit produces MPRRTDLNHVLVIGSGPIVIGQACEFDYSGTQACRVLRTEGLQVSLVNSNPATIMTDPEYADFTYVEPITPAFIERVIAQQAECGNKIDALLATLGGQTALNTAVALYENGVLERYGVELIGADFDAIQRGEDRQRFKDIVAKVGGESARSRVCFTMDEVRETVEEVGLPVVVRPSFTMGGLGSGMAYSSEEVERMAGAGLAASPSANVLIEESIYGWKEFELELMRDSHDNVVVVCSIENVDPMGVHTGDSVTVAPAMTLTDREYQRMRDLGIAILREVGVDTGGCNIQFAVDPRNGRLIVIEMNPRVSRSSALASKATGFPIAKIAAKLAIGYTLDEIVNDITKETPACFEPTLDYVVVKAPRFAFEKFPGADPTLTTTMKSVGEAMSLGRNFVEALGKVMRSLETSRAGFWTAPDPDGGVEQVLIRLQTPTEGRLYDVELALRLDASIEKVAQVSGIDPWFVAQIDELVRLRSELVAAPVLDAELLRRAKHNGLSDRQIAALRPELAGEDGVRSLRKRLGIHPVYKTVDTCAAEFEAKTPYHYSSYELDPAAETEVAPQAEKPKVLILGSGPNRIGQGIEFDYSCVHAATTLSQAGFETVMVNCNPETVSTDYDTADRLYFEPLTFEDVLEVFHAEEQSAEGGAGVAGVIVQLGGQTPLGLAQRLADAGVPIVGTPPEAIDLAEDRGAFGDVLSAAGLPAPKYGTATTFAQARRIAAEIGYPVLVRPSYVLGGRGMEIVYDEETLKGYITRATALSPEHPVLVDRFLEDAVEIDVDALCDGTEVYIGGVMEHIEEAGIHSGDSACALPPVTLGRSDLEKVRQATEAIARGIGVVGLLNVQYALKDDVLYVLEANPRASRTVPFVSKATAIPLAKACARIMLGASISQLRSEGMLAASGDGGNAAPHAPIAVKEAVLPFHRFRRADGAAIDSLLGPEMKSTGEVMGIDHDFGSAFAKSQTAAYGSLPTQGTVFVSVANRDKRSLVFPVKRLADLGFHVIATEGTAEMLRRNGIPCDEVRKHFEPPQVGRPALSAVDAIRAGDVDMVINTPYGNSGPRIDGYEIRSAAVSVNIPCVTTVQGASAAVQGIEAGIRGDIGVRSLQELHSAIGAGSAADKAGKEA; encoded by the coding sequence ATGCCGCGGCGGACTGATCTCAACCACGTGTTGGTGATCGGCTCGGGGCCGATCGTCATCGGGCAAGCCTGCGAGTTCGACTACTCCGGTACCCAAGCGTGCCGGGTGCTGCGTACCGAGGGGCTGCAAGTCAGTCTGGTTAACTCCAACCCGGCCACCATCATGACCGACCCGGAGTACGCCGACTTCACCTACGTCGAGCCGATTACCCCTGCCTTCATCGAGCGGGTTATCGCCCAGCAGGCCGAGTGCGGCAACAAGATCGACGCCCTATTGGCCACCCTGGGCGGGCAGACCGCGCTCAACACCGCGGTCGCGTTGTATGAGAACGGGGTGCTGGAGCGCTACGGCGTCGAGTTGATCGGCGCCGATTTCGACGCGATCCAGCGCGGCGAGGACCGGCAGCGGTTCAAAGACATCGTCGCCAAGGTCGGCGGTGAATCCGCCCGCAGCCGGGTCTGTTTCACCATGGATGAGGTCCGTGAGACGGTCGAAGAAGTGGGCTTGCCGGTTGTGGTGCGGCCAAGCTTCACGATGGGCGGGCTGGGTTCGGGCATGGCGTACTCCTCCGAGGAGGTCGAGCGGATGGCCGGCGCCGGGCTGGCCGCCAGCCCCAGCGCCAATGTGCTGATCGAGGAATCGATTTACGGCTGGAAGGAATTCGAGCTCGAGCTGATGCGCGACAGCCACGACAACGTGGTGGTGGTGTGCTCGATCGAGAACGTCGACCCGATGGGTGTGCACACCGGCGACTCGGTCACCGTCGCACCGGCCATGACGCTGACCGACCGGGAATACCAGCGGATGCGCGACCTGGGCATCGCGATTCTGCGTGAGGTCGGTGTGGACACTGGCGGCTGCAACATCCAGTTCGCGGTCGATCCGCGCAACGGCCGGTTGATCGTCATCGAGATGAATCCACGGGTGTCGCGATCCAGCGCGTTGGCGTCCAAGGCCACTGGTTTCCCGATCGCCAAGATCGCGGCGAAACTGGCCATCGGCTACACCCTCGATGAGATCGTCAACGACATCACCAAGGAAACACCGGCCTGCTTCGAACCCACCCTGGACTACGTCGTGGTTAAGGCGCCGCGGTTCGCGTTCGAGAAGTTCCCCGGCGCCGATCCCACCTTGACCACCACGATGAAATCCGTCGGCGAGGCAATGTCGTTGGGCCGCAACTTTGTCGAGGCGCTCGGCAAGGTGATGCGGTCTCTGGAGACCAGCCGTGCCGGCTTCTGGACGGCCCCGGACCCAGACGGTGGTGTCGAGCAGGTGCTTATCCGGCTGCAGACCCCGACCGAGGGCCGGCTCTATGACGTCGAACTGGCGTTGCGGCTGGACGCTTCGATTGAAAAGGTGGCACAGGTCTCTGGCATCGACCCGTGGTTCGTCGCGCAGATCGACGAGCTGGTGAGACTGCGCAGCGAGCTGGTCGCTGCCCCGGTGTTGGACGCCGAGCTGCTGCGGCGCGCTAAGCACAATGGGCTCTCGGACCGCCAGATCGCCGCGCTGCGACCGGAATTGGCCGGGGAAGATGGCGTGCGGTCGCTGCGTAAACGGCTGGGCATTCATCCGGTATACAAGACGGTGGACACCTGCGCCGCGGAGTTCGAGGCTAAGACCCCCTACCACTACAGTAGCTACGAACTAGACCCTGCCGCCGAAACGGAGGTGGCCCCGCAAGCCGAGAAGCCCAAGGTGCTGATCCTAGGGTCCGGCCCCAACCGCATCGGTCAGGGCATCGAATTCGACTACAGCTGTGTGCATGCGGCAACCACGTTGAGCCAGGCCGGTTTTGAGACCGTAATGGTCAACTGCAACCCGGAGACCGTGTCCACCGACTATGACACCGCAGACCGGCTGTACTTCGAGCCGTTGACGTTCGAAGACGTCCTTGAGGTGTTTCACGCCGAAGAGCAATCCGCGGAAGGCGGCGCCGGCGTCGCCGGCGTCATTGTGCAACTCGGCGGCCAGACCCCGCTCGGGCTTGCGCAACGGCTCGCCGATGCCGGGGTGCCTATCGTGGGCACCCCGCCGGAGGCCATCGACCTCGCCGAGGATCGCGGCGCGTTCGGCGACGTGCTGAGCGCCGCGGGCCTGCCGGCGCCAAAGTACGGCACGGCAACGACTTTCGCGCAAGCACGCCGCATCGCCGCTGAGATCGGCTATCCGGTGTTAGTGAGGCCCTCGTATGTGTTGGGCGGTCGCGGCATGGAGATCGTCTACGACGAGGAGACACTAAAGGGCTACATCACGCGTGCCACCGCGCTGTCACCCGAGCATCCGGTGCTGGTGGACCGCTTTCTCGAGGATGCAGTCGAGATCGACGTCGACGCACTGTGCGACGGCACCGAAGTTTACATCGGCGGAGTCATGGAGCACATCGAGGAAGCCGGTATCCACTCCGGTGATTCGGCCTGTGCGCTGCCGCCAGTAACGCTGGGCCGCAGCGACCTCGAGAAGGTGCGTCAGGCGACCGAAGCCATCGCACGCGGGATCGGCGTGGTGGGGCTGCTCAATGTGCAGTATGCCCTCAAGGACGACGTGCTTTACGTCCTGGAAGCCAACCCACGCGCCAGCCGCACGGTGCCATTTGTTTCCAAAGCCACCGCAATCCCGCTCGCCAAGGCCTGCGCCCGGATCATGTTGGGCGCCAGTATTTCCCAGCTTCGTTCCGAAGGGATGCTGGCGGCTTCCGGGGACGGCGGTAACGCGGCGCCGCACGCCCCGATCGCGGTCAAGGAAGCCGTGTTGCCGTTTCACCGGTTCCGGCGCGCCGACGGAGCCGCTATCGACTCCTTGCTCGGTCCGGAGATGAAATCGACCGGCGAGGTCATGGGGATCGACCACGACTTCGGCAGCGCATTCGCCAAGAGCCAGACCGCTGCGTATGGCTCGCTGCCGACCCAAGGCACGGTGTTCGTGTCGGTGGCCAATCGGGACAAGCGGTCATTGGTGTTCCCCGTCAAGCGGCTGGCTGACCTTGGATTTCATGTTATAGCCACCGAGGGAACCGCGGAGATGTTGCGCCGCAACGGAATTCCCTGCGACGAGGTTCGCAAGCATTTCGAGCCGCCGCAAGTGGGCCGCCCCGCGTTGTCCGCGGTCGACGCGATCCGGGCCGGTGACGTCGACATGGTGATCAACACGCCCTACGGCAACTCCGGCCCGCGTATCGACGGCTACGAGATCCGCTCGGCCGCAGTCTCGGTCAACATTCCGTGCGTCACGACGGTGCAGGGCGCTTCCGCCGCGGTGCAGGGCATCGAAGCGGGGATCCGCGGCGACATCGGAGTGCGGTCGCTGCAAGAGCTGCACAGTGCCATTGGTGCGGGCAGCGCGGCTGATAAGGCCGGTAAGGAGGCCTAA
- the pyrF gene encoding orotidine-5'-phosphate decarboxylase, with amino-acid sequence MTGFGARLVEATSRRGQLCLGIDPHPELLRAWDLPATADGLAAFCDICVEAFSGFAIVKPQVAFFEAYGAAGFTVLERTIAALRSVGVLVLADAKRGDIGSTMAAYAAAWAGDSPLAADAVTASPYLGFGSLRPLLETAAAHDRGVFVLASTSNPEGATVQRATFDGRAVAQLIVDQAALVNGDVNRSADLSEPGYSGNVGVVVGATVFEAPDVSALGGPVLVPGVGAQGGRPEALGGLGGAAPGQLLPAVSRAVLRAGPGVSELRAAGERMRDAVAYLGAV; translated from the coding sequence ATGACCGGTTTCGGCGCCCGGTTGGTCGAGGCGACGTCACGCCGCGGGCAGCTGTGTCTGGGCATAGACCCACATCCCGAGTTGCTGCGCGCATGGGACCTGCCGGCCACCGCGGATGGGCTGGCCGCGTTCTGCGACATCTGTGTGGAGGCGTTTTCCGGTTTCGCCATCGTCAAACCGCAGGTGGCGTTTTTCGAAGCCTACGGTGCCGCCGGGTTCACGGTGCTAGAGCGCACCATCGCCGCGTTGCGGTCTGTCGGCGTGCTGGTGTTGGCCGACGCCAAGCGAGGGGATATCGGGTCGACGATGGCGGCTTACGCCGCTGCCTGGGCGGGCGATTCGCCGCTGGCCGCCGACGCGGTGACGGCCTCGCCGTATCTCGGGTTCGGCTCGTTGCGGCCGCTACTGGAAACCGCCGCGGCGCACGACCGGGGCGTGTTCGTGCTGGCATCAACCTCCAACCCCGAGGGTGCCACCGTGCAGCGCGCCACGTTTGACGGTCGCGCAGTGGCTCAGCTGATCGTCGACCAGGCCGCCCTGGTCAACGGGGACGTGAACCGGTCCGCCGATCTGTCCGAGCCGGGATACTCGGGAAACGTTGGCGTAGTCGTAGGGGCAACGGTTTTCGAGGCACCCGATGTTAGCGCGCTGGGCGGACCGGTGCTGGTGCCCGGGGTGGGGGCGCAGGGCGGGCGCCCCGAGGCGCTCGGCGGCCTAGGCGGGGCGGCGCCGGGGCAGCTGTTGCCCGCGGTGTCACGTGCGGTGCTGCGCGCTGGCCCCGGGGTCTCGGAGTTGCGAGCGGCGGGCGAACGGATGCGCGACGCCGTCGCCTATCTCGGTGCTGTTTAG
- a CDS encoding PE family protein, whose translation MPLRVVPEGLEAASAAIEALTVHLAAVHAEAAPFIAAVVPPGSDPVSVQNAVGFSVHGIQHAAVAAQGVEELGRSGVGVAESGASYAIGDTLAAASYLGGGL comes from the coding sequence TTGCCCCTGCGAGTCGTTCCTGAAGGGCTGGAAGCCGCCAGTGCCGCGATCGAGGCATTGACCGTCCACCTGGCTGCCGTGCATGCCGAGGCGGCCCCGTTTATCGCGGCGGTGGTCCCGCCTGGGTCGGATCCGGTGTCGGTGCAGAACGCGGTTGGGTTTAGCGTTCACGGTATTCAGCATGCGGCGGTGGCTGCTCAGGGGGTTGAGGAGCTCGGCCGTTCCGGGGTCGGGGTGGCTGAATCAGGCGCTAGTTATGCGATAGGGGACACGCTGGCGGCAGCGTCGTACCTCGGCGGTGGCCTATGA